In Novipirellula galeiformis, one DNA window encodes the following:
- the hemL gene encoding glutamate-1-semialdehyde 2,1-aminomutase has protein sequence MTSKTIDHSIGPKSLAAFDRARALIPGGVNSPARAFGAVGGSPLFIDRAQGPYIFDIDGRQFLDFIGSWGPMILGHACPEVVEAVVRAVGRGSSYGAPTEAESELAEQIIDAVPSIERVRLVNSGTEATMSAIRVARGATGRDKVIKFSGNYHGHVDSLLVAAGSAAATLGVPDSPGVTAGAGGDTIVLPYNDPQALADAFAKHDQKIAAVILEPVVGNMGLVIPTSEFLNSLRSLTEQAGTILIFDEVMTGFRLAYGGAQERFGVTPDMTTLGKIVGGGMPLAAYGGRAEIMDQVLPAGKVFQAGTLSGNPVAVAAGSTTLKILKQDSPYESLDRLGDRLAEGLAAAAADAGVPHQVQHVGSMVTLFFNPDPVMNWADADRSDRAAFGKYFWGMIGEGIYMPCSQFESLFFSRTHTEAMIDQTIDAAKKVLASF, from the coding sequence GTGACATCAAAAACGATTGATCATTCGATTGGTCCCAAAAGTCTTGCCGCGTTCGATCGTGCTCGTGCGCTGATTCCTGGAGGGGTGAACAGCCCGGCGCGTGCGTTTGGAGCGGTCGGCGGTTCGCCGTTGTTCATCGATCGTGCCCAAGGGCCGTACATTTTCGACATCGATGGGCGTCAATTTCTCGATTTCATCGGATCGTGGGGGCCGATGATTCTAGGCCATGCGTGCCCCGAAGTGGTCGAAGCGGTCGTCCGCGCGGTCGGGCGGGGAAGTAGTTACGGGGCGCCGACCGAAGCGGAATCCGAGCTCGCCGAGCAGATCATCGACGCCGTCCCCTCAATCGAGCGGGTGCGTTTGGTCAACAGCGGCACCGAGGCGACGATGAGTGCGATTCGTGTCGCTCGCGGGGCGACGGGACGCGACAAAGTGATCAAGTTTTCGGGCAACTATCACGGCCATGTCGATAGTTTATTGGTGGCCGCAGGCAGCGCGGCGGCCACGCTTGGTGTTCCCGATTCGCCGGGCGTGACGGCCGGTGCGGGCGGCGATACCATCGTGCTTCCCTACAACGATCCGCAAGCGTTGGCCGATGCGTTTGCCAAGCACGACCAAAAGATTGCCGCAGTGATTCTGGAGCCGGTCGTGGGCAACATGGGGTTGGTGATTCCAACCTCGGAGTTTTTAAATTCGCTACGGTCCTTGACCGAGCAAGCTGGCACCATCTTGATTTTTGATGAAGTCATGACCGGCTTTCGTTTGGCCTATGGTGGGGCGCAAGAGCGATTCGGAGTCACCCCGGACATGACCACGCTGGGCAAAATCGTCGGCGGCGGCATGCCGCTGGCGGCCTACGGAGGTCGTGCCGAGATCATGGATCAAGTCTTGCCTGCGGGTAAGGTCTTCCAAGCCGGCACGCTTAGCGGAAATCCCGTCGCGGTGGCAGCCGGCAGCACCACGCTGAAGATTTTGAAACAAGACTCGCCTTACGAGTCGTTGGACCGCCTGGGCGACCGACTCGCCGAAGGGCTTGCTGCCGCGGCGGCCGATGCCGGAGTGCCCCATCAAGTGCAACATGTCGGTAGCATGGTGACGTTGTTCTTTAACCCCGATCCGGTGATGAATTGGGCTGACGCCGACCGCTCGGATCGAGCCGCGTTTGGCAAATACTTTTGGGGCATGATTGGCGAAGGCATTTATATGCCGTGCAGCCAATTCGAATCTCTCTTTTTCAGTCGTACGCACACCGAAGCGATGATCGATCAAACCATCGATGCGGCGAAGAAGGTCTTGGCGTCGTTTTGA
- the fliM gene encoding flagellar motor switch protein FliM, whose amino-acid sequence MSDESLSQNQVESLLKAMESADAPTSKPSDTATSDGDVMSSRGIKTAHQKASGLMPSGTRVTSYDFKRPERVGKDQMRAMHSLHEALARNYGASMSGLLRTMIEVKLQSVDQLTYSEFVFSLDNPSCFSVLKPNPLEGHWILDVAPTLSYAVIDRMLGGDPKPGEAIRRPLTEIETRLIRRIVDLFLTQLTAAWENIVGLDLEIDRMESNPQLVQIVPPNEVIILVGFEVLLGKNRGMMNLCIPFNTIEGFNSQLSRNGWVGYGKGKPTERTRERISTNIESAPVDVVVTLAKSKIRTRDLLELSVGDVITTEKEVSAPLELSIQDVPKFNARAGAFKGKKAVRIESILESKRLPPDEEPA is encoded by the coding sequence GTGATGTCGTCTCGCGGCATCAAAACGGCGCATCAAAAAGCTTCGGGGTTGATGCCCAGCGGCACGCGCGTGACGTCGTATGACTTCAAACGTCCCGAACGCGTCGGCAAAGACCAGATGCGGGCGATGCATTCGTTGCACGAGGCACTGGCCCGCAACTACGGCGCGTCGATGTCCGGTTTGCTGCGAACGATGATCGAAGTCAAATTGCAAAGCGTTGATCAATTGACGTATAGCGAATTCGTCTTCAGTCTCGATAACCCGAGTTGCTTCAGCGTGCTGAAGCCGAACCCGCTCGAAGGTCACTGGATTCTCGATGTCGCTCCGACGCTGTCGTATGCGGTCATCGACCGCATGTTGGGCGGAGACCCCAAACCGGGCGAGGCGATCCGTCGTCCTTTGACCGAGATCGAAACTCGCTTGATCCGCCGCATCGTCGACCTGTTTCTGACGCAATTGACCGCCGCCTGGGAGAACATCGTCGGGCTGGATCTCGAGATCGACCGGATGGAAAGCAATCCGCAATTGGTGCAAATCGTTCCCCCGAATGAAGTCATCATCTTGGTTGGATTCGAGGTCTTGCTGGGCAAAAATCGCGGCATGATGAATCTGTGCATTCCCTTTAATACGATTGAGGGATTCAACTCACAATTATCACGAAACGGTTGGGTCGGTTACGGCAAAGGAAAGCCGACCGAAAGGACACGCGAACGCATCTCAACCAACATCGAAAGCGCCCCGGTGGATGTGGTTGTCACATTAGCAAAGTCGAAAATTCGAACCAGAGATTTACTCGAATTGTCAGTAGGCGACGTGATCACGACCGAGAAAGAGGTCAGCGCCCCGCTCGAACTCTCGATTCAAGACGTCCCCAAGTTCAACGCGCGAGCCGGTGCTTTTAAAGGTAAAAAAGCGGTCCGCATCGAATCGATCCTGGAATCCAAACGCTTGCCCCCGGATGAAGAACCGGCCTAG
- a CDS encoding sulfite exporter TauE/SafE family protein: MEWIWYLLLMVAGFLAGIINTIAGGGSFLTLPALMLFGLDPKLANGTNRVAILFSSAAAVATFRRHGHFNQPLAFRLAIPTLLGVPVGALMAIYLPSDTFKSLFGVMFLAMAVLLCMNPKRLTQIDAQPENISWKILPLFFAIGIYVGFIQAGLGILLMLAMSLLHTGDLVSSSAIKNWIAFIVTLTATLVFVSYGLVQWLPGLVMAVGNVCGGVVGAKLAIKKGNRFVFVFLVVVMVATGVKLTFF; the protein is encoded by the coding sequence ATGGAATGGATCTGGTATTTGCTTTTGATGGTCGCGGGCTTTTTGGCGGGCATCATCAACACGATCGCTGGTGGCGGCTCGTTTCTAACGCTTCCGGCCCTGATGCTATTCGGCTTGGACCCCAAGCTTGCCAACGGAACCAACCGTGTCGCCATTCTCTTCTCTAGCGCTGCGGCGGTTGCCACGTTTCGGCGGCACGGGCATTTCAACCAACCGCTCGCCTTTCGCTTAGCCATTCCCACGCTGTTGGGAGTGCCTGTGGGCGCGTTGATGGCGATCTACTTGCCCAGCGATACGTTCAAGTCGCTCTTTGGAGTGATGTTCTTGGCGATGGCGGTGCTGTTATGCATGAACCCCAAGCGATTGACGCAGATCGATGCGCAGCCCGAAAACATCAGCTGGAAAATCCTGCCATTGTTTTTCGCCATCGGAATCTATGTTGGGTTTATCCAAGCCGGATTGGGGATCTTGTTGATGCTTGCGATGAGCTTGCTCCATACCGGCGACTTAGTCTCATCCAGCGCGATCAAAAACTGGATCGCCTTCATCGTCACGCTGACGGCCACATTGGTGTTCGTCAGTTACGGCTTGGTCCAGTGGTTGCCCGGACTTGTGATGGCCGTGGGCAATGTCTGTGGCGGCGTCGTGGGGGCCAAATTAGCGATCAAGAAAGGAAACCGATTTGTGTTCGTCTTCCTCGTCGTCGTGATGGTGGCGACCGGGGTCAAGTTGACCTTCTTTTAA
- a CDS encoding VOC family protein, whose translation MRVIELNHIAIHVADVQESIAFYRDAMRLPQLDRPAFDFPGAWFQLGERQELHLIGDRRTPVHSHHRGGHFALQVDSLDEWETQLDKFEATRMPRQTRPDGALQTFVQDPDGHWIELCSLPH comes from the coding sequence ATGCGAGTTATTGAGCTTAATCATATCGCCATCCACGTTGCGGACGTCCAAGAAAGCATTGCGTTCTACCGCGATGCGATGCGTTTGCCCCAACTCGATCGGCCTGCGTTTGATTTTCCGGGCGCTTGGTTTCAGCTCGGTGAGCGCCAAGAACTTCATTTGATTGGGGATCGACGCACCCCGGTTCATTCGCATCATCGGGGAGGCCACTTTGCACTTCAGGTGGACTCCTTGGACGAATGGGAAACGCAGTTAGACAAGTTCGAAGCAACGCGAATGCCGCGCCAAACTCGCCCCGATGGAGCCTTGCAAACGTTTGTGCAGGATCCCGATGGTCACTGGATCGAGTTGTGTAGCTTGCCCCATTAG
- a CDS encoding penicillin-binding protein activator LpoB, protein MTKIALFSLSMLGVGLIAVIAGCASGQYGHILADNDIDMAGSHTAGAATWNPLVDESVAKLLGRCPPAIQPVSFDAASAIGLNSEVGSALASGPATVCFIGIENKSAEEMLDFKDQLYERIDSQINSAETFRCISRRMVDAALVETRLRPDALFLPENRSAFAAALGRQGAPVDYLLYATVTSGTTDRNKSTQRDYLLTLEMVNLHTGDFMKESAKIRKGYSKTRAGKWWNFGLGQGDG, encoded by the coding sequence ATGACAAAAATTGCTCTCTTTTCACTCAGCATGCTTGGGGTCGGTTTGATCGCGGTCATCGCTGGCTGTGCGAGTGGCCAATACGGCCACATTCTGGCTGATAACGACATCGATATGGCAGGCAGCCACACCGCCGGGGCGGCGACGTGGAACCCTTTGGTCGATGAATCGGTCGCGAAACTGCTGGGGCGATGCCCGCCGGCAATCCAACCGGTTTCCTTTGACGCGGCTTCCGCGATCGGGCTCAATAGCGAAGTCGGCTCCGCCTTGGCCTCCGGACCGGCAACCGTCTGCTTTATTGGGATCGAGAACAAGAGCGCCGAAGAAATGCTTGATTTCAAAGACCAGTTGTACGAGCGGATCGATTCTCAAATCAATTCGGCCGAGACGTTCCGCTGCATCAGCCGACGGATGGTCGACGCCGCCTTGGTCGAAACACGACTGCGTCCGGACGCCTTGTTCCTGCCCGAAAACCGCAGCGCATTCGCTGCGGCACTGGGACGCCAAGGGGCACCCGTCGACTATCTGTTGTACGCAACCGTGACCAGCGGTACGACCGATCGCAACAAGAGTACCCAGCGTGATTATCTCTTGACCTTGGAAATGGTGAATCTGCACACCGGCGACTTTATGAAAGAGTCGGCGAAAATCCGCAAAGGTTATTCGAAAACCCGAGCAGGAAAATGGTGGAATTTCGGTCTAGGTCAAGGCGACGGTTGA